The genomic region GAGTTGGCCACTCTGTAGGCGAGTGCTATGAATGTAATGCAGGCAGCCACTGAAAGCCAGTGAATTTAAGCAGGAAGGAAGTCACTTGATAATTGTATGTAGTATTTACGCTAAATAATATATCAGAAATATcgaatcaataaaacaaatctttaccCCAGCATCAATGTTTTCTATGTCCAGTGACTGAGATCTCCAACCctgagaagcagaaaaagaatagaaaagaggggaaacaagaaaaaaaaaaaaagaagaagaaaaagatgcacaaaatgaaaaaacaaaaagtctgGAGGCTAATAAAAGTGCGACGCATGAATTGAAACGGCAATGACAGCAACACAGCCCCAACGCCAGTGGATTCTGGCCTCTTGCACTGCTCAACTGAAAATCACAACATGCATGGATCAAAATTAAGATGGGAAATGATAGAAATGAGGttagaaaacaacataacacAACAACAGTTGGTAGTTCAGCTGATTAATTCACTGCAAATTTGGCACTTTCCCTTTGGATTCAACCAGTATCAAAGGTAGGAGGGTTATAGATTTTAGTTTACGTTCACATGAATCATCTCAGACTGATTAGAATCGATTAGCACCCGTTGGCATCACCTTGTGGGGGGAAGAAAGTGAGTGGTCGAGCtgaaatagagaaaaagaaaatccactCTGCATTACAGAGACTTTGATTTGTCTTCCTTCAAAACAAATCATACGATAATCAGATCTAATTGCTAACACTTCCACCGACACCATCATCACTCTGATCAGATCTGTCAAAAGCTGCGATCCGCTCAATACGACTACGTTACTTCATCGAAGTTCAGCATCTAATTCttaatttcatcatcatcaccttaACTGAGTCAGTCATAGACACCCTGCGGTCcatctgcaacaaagaaaacacaatgaattGCAAAAGCGAACGCTATTTCTTTAGAACTAATTAGCAAAGCTATATCCCTTTTCCTACAACAAAGCCAATAACTCATTAATACGATGCTCTCAACATCAATAAGATTATTAAAATCACTCCACAGCCAGGGGAATTGACTCCTCTTAACACCATCATCACCTCCATAACTGGATCTGTCAAAGACAATCTGGGTTCCTggatcaaaacacaaacaaaacaagcagcgTTATGAAGTTGAGCTTCACTTGTTATTCTTGGTTTCAGAATGTCTTGTTCTGGAGCTTTCAGCTGTATCACAGGTCTTCATCACTACATTACGTGATGATGAAAGCGTTATATTATTCTGGGCCAGGAGTGATTAGTTGATATAGCTTTGTTAACTGTATGCCCAACGTGAAGGTCTAAATGATGATGGAGACCGTGTGATGCAGGTGGAAGCTCTGCAAAAAGGGCAACCCTTCTCTCTGCACTGACTTACAGAAGTAACCAATGATGTCATCatcaaaaatgtgttgctgcaaCAGGAAACTATGACATTCACAGCTGTACAGCATGATCTGGATTTGCACTTCAGcaccatgttttattattaactgGTGTCTTcataaaacaaagaggaagaataCTTAGAAACAATGCTGTGATAGTTAACCTTAAATGGGTCCGTCAAGGAGAACCTGTGCTCCGCCTGCAACATAAAAACCAAGTTATGAATAAATCACAGGAAGCGAGATGCTCTGTTGGGTTATTTAAAATTGCAATTGATTCATTTTTTAGGAGTAAAAATCTACTGTTCCCATTTAAATTGCCTCAAATTAATGGTTCTGTTGTTATAAATTGTCTCCACCATTCTTCTCCATTGCATCTCAGCACTTCATTTGTCCACCAAGTGATTATTCAGCAgtagcatcatcatcatcatcatcatccaggtGAATTAGTACTTTATTTGATCAGCATTTTCACAAGTTATCACCTTACTCGGATCCGTCAAAGACAACCTGTGCTCCAGCtgcaaaaagataaaaagtcaGTTTGCCAAAAAGCAAAagattttctcttctctgtaaaCCTCTGTCTCAGGCTCTTCTCTCATCACTAAAGGAGGAATATTCACCAGTTCATCTTAACCTGGTGATCAAGTTGGCATTGAATGACTCATTTAGTGCTTTAAAGAACATTTGTCTCCAAAAGTGAAATGGCACAAACTCCTACCATCTTTATATCACTCTTCAGTTTGCTGATGCCGGCTCTCTCGCTCTTGGTGGCACCGACATTGCCCAGGTGATGAATGGAGATGGCAGGACTGACGCCGGCATCCATCTCACGcactgagaagaagaaaaacaaactaaattaaatacacGCACAAGGTCACAAATGTATAGGCTGTATAGACCttcacagtgataaagaaaacaacatttaaaaaaaattacatttagcGTTTGTTGCATGAAAGGATAATatagtatttaaaatgtaaactagATCCTGGCAAAATCTGCTTCCTACGTGATGACATGTCAACCTGGTGATATCACTGTTTCTAGGTCCGAATTTCCATTTATTCTTCTCAGTTTCGTAAGCAACAGTGCTGTGCTCCCTGCGTTTCACCTAATCTGAATATTAAAAGCAAACATCAGTCATCATTTCACTGCTTTCCTTGTGATGAGAAAAAGAGGCAGCAAGTCAGATGTTTTAGTATCTtgtaagtatgtgaaccttttagaaatGTTATGGTTTTCTGGATGAATTTGTCATAGAATGtgaactgatcttcatctgagtcaagagtattaacaaatataatgagctTGAAAatacgttttcttgccactgcacaTTGATACATAAATGGAAGAAACTAGTTTCACTACTAAAGTCAAACAAGGTATAGACATAAGGAAGTGAGTAGGTGGTTCTTTATTCATTCTCCACCATGCCTCACTGAATAAGAACGTAGATGTATTAAGGAAAGTTCTAATTATATGTCCATGATATATGGGTACATGTCTGAGCCAGCTTACCTGACACAGAAGTCCAATAAGTGGCTATAGAGTCACACTGAAATAACTATAACTGCGGTACAGGATAATAATATCATGTTTGAAgcacactgacagctgctggagACAAATCgccaatatacagtattactaTGAGTGATGATACAACCCCGACAGGATTCCCAAAAACTCACAAattcacagataaaacagagagacaacATTGAGTGTCATGCGTTCGATAAGTATGACTGCAGACTGACCACTGCGCTGCACTCCAAACTCCCTCCCACTGAGGATGTGATGAAGAAGGTTCTTCAGTTCAGACGGACTCAAACTCATCAGACTCTCTGTAGCCTCCTCTCCTACAGACAgaattatacaaacaaaatgaataagGTCTGAATACGCTAAACAAACTGGTGCAGATGTTTCTCACAATTTCACAGGGGAAGGTTTTGGATTCAACTGTCTAATTATGTGAAAGCTAAGAAAACTCTTTGGCTCATACGCTACTTTGATACATCTTTGCAGCATTCTCTGTTCCTTTTATGAGATTAAAATACtggattttaaattattttgtaagCTAAAGTTCAGGCGGCTCTTCTGTATTAAGaacagctttttttgtttggtcaCAACTTCATAGGAGTGTCTGACATAGTGCTGAGTAGGTACTGGCTGTTGTGAGTTTTGTGGTGAATTATTCCTTTAAATTTCTACTGTGATGGCTATAAATACAACAGTTTGTAAATTCAGATTCATCAACCAAGAGACAAAACTTTCACACATCCTCATTCTTCCTCACCAGAGCAGCTGAGTGACTGGGCCAGTTCAGTAGCCATGACCTGGATGATGAGACCGATACGAAGTCGGAACATCTCACTAAAAAGATTAGGCTGAGTCCTGATGCTCATAGCCAGGTACACCATGATCTCCTGAGCAagacaggagaagaaaggaggaggacacGATGAAGGAGGAAGACACAATAACAAATTCCTGCGTAACAGTGGAGGATGCGACTCACCTGAGTGAGTATGGCCACACTGATGTTGTTGTCGCTGGCCTCATCAATGACAGCAGCCAGCTGGTCTGGAGGTATTGGAGCAGTGATGGTTTTCTCTCTGGGTTCAGGAGGGAGACCCACCGTCAGGTGCTTCTGGTGCGCCAGCAAATCAGAACAGGCCTGGAGAGAAACCACAACCACTTAGAAAAGAGCTTTGTAAAATATGATATATGTGAAAGTCTAGAGGAAAATAATGATACGATGCGTTGTTAGTAAAATCACCTTTTAGTCACTTTTATTATCAACATTGCGGCTCTATTCTTTCTATAAACTTGTGTCTGTCATACCGAGTCGAGCTCTTCCACCTTCTTCCTCAGCATGCCGGAGATCATCCTGATGAGGCCCCACTGTTTGAGTTCACCTGCCTTCTCATATAGGTCCGTCAGTAGAGACCTCACAGTGGAACCCGTCCCATGAAGATGAGTGTCCCAATCCATACCCCTGTcatttacaaacacactgatgagtCTGATGAGGGACAAGCTAACACCGTCCCTTCTGATTACTTTCATTCATTAGTCCTATGAAATCcttgtttactgtatttgaaTTATTATCTGAACTAGATTAAAAAATAGTTCTTACACACATGTAGGAAAATGTAGTTAGTGAAATATTTGTAATAACATGAGTATCTTATGTTACATATTCTTTGAGATTTAACCTGGAACAACCCCACCTTGTTGAAGTTTTATCTTTTGGAACATCTATCAATTTCTCTGTTGGGcttaatattgttttaatgttttgttgtttttttcaaatgataTGATATTTTTTActataattttcatttttgctttgagcggcatcttaaaataaaaagcagcaatatgaagttattattattatgacttACAGAAATTCACAGGAAGTAACTGTGACGAGCGTAAAAGACTAGAGACAGTGGATTTTCATGAGCCTGTTGTTTGTTGATTGTTTCAGATACTTTCTAGTGAGGTGTTGAGCAGATCAACTGAAAGGGAACACTCCCCTCACTCACTGTGAGCTCTCCAGGCAATTATCTGCTTTATTCACACTTGGGATCAATCAATTATTAATCAGACCGACCCACAGCACTGCCGGGTATTATCTCTATATTTGCTTCTGTTGATCACAATGCTGCTCTATAAAAGCAAATCTCACTTGTCTTTAAAGAGGATATAAAGGATGTCAGCCTGGTCCTGGAgactctgtgtgtctttcagcAGTTGGACCAAAGCGCTGTAATCAATGGCTCCACTAGCATCTCTGGGGATGCCACTCTCTGATGAGACTGTGACCTCTCCACTCTAGTGAAGAGAGAGTTAAAGCAGGAAAACAGGATCTTTACAGGAATGATTTACAGTGTGTGGGGAAGAACATGGAGTATTCTGTGAATAAAACAAGCACAGAAGATGAGAAGAAGAGTAAATTAAAGCAAGATCAACCTGAGCTTCCTGTGGTGCAGAGGAGTCTGGGAGGTTTAGGTTGAGTGATGGCTGAGGGGTGCGAAACAGTTTGCTTGGCAGGTACATGTTGACatctggaaaagaaaacaaagagcagtCTGTtatcatctcaaagcacttcacaTACTGTTTCTCCCTCCACAAGAAGACACTGGCTTTAGGGATGCTTTATATGTCTTATTCTTTGTACGCGCTATGTCTCAGATGATGCATTCACTCACTGTGCACATTGAGATCCTGAGCCTTGTTCATCAGAGTCACCATGTCCTTGGTTTTGGTGGCCACAGCCTTGAACCGGCACAGTCCTTTAACTTGTCGCTTGGGCTTCTTGGGTGCTGCGTGGGCCAGGAGGTGATCCAGGTATTGAGCGAGGTCATCGGCTTCTGAAAAAGAGGACAATGGGACAGAAGTATAGACGGAAAAACATGGGAGAGAGAAGATGTAGATAAGAGAAAAAATAGGATTAAAGAAAAGTggctattttatttaaaaaaaaaaaaaaaaaaaaatctatcagTATTTGTGTCTCTAATGATCAACAAAGAGGTTTCTACATCTGCCCCCCCGTATCgcagttctgttgttttttgatcatttagaaagaagaaaggagctCCCTGCTAGTTGAATTATTGCCATGTAGGAATTAATTTACACGGGGGGCTGAACTGAAactgtgatgtaaaaaaaaaaaaatcacgcAGCCCAGTGAAAGATCGGTTTATTTAAATCCCCAAAGATAATTTTCCCATTCAGCATTAGTGATGTCTTAACAAATTTTTTCCATTCTCTGCCATCGCACATCgatgtgttttttcttaccATCATCATGACGTAACTCGTGCACATATCCATCACCCTCATCATCTACATCGTGTTGGCCAATGCCTCCAGGGCCCTTAACATCTAGGAAACTCAGGTGAGCGAAACAGGACGTGGTTAAGAACTCTGACAGTTTTCCTGTCTGGATCCTAGAgaggataaaagaaaaaaataaatcacattaagCATTTGAAAACTTTGTTTGACCAGTTTTTATATTAACCCTTTATGTTTGCTAAAACTTCCAAAATCACAAACTGCCAATTCACCTTGCTCCTCCATAGTATCCGTCCTGTAGCTTCCTCAAAGTAGCCAACACTGCAGGGTCCAGGTTTGTGTGGTCTtcagctaaaacacacacacacacaatgaataataatcagACTCACAATACACAAAACTGTATTCAAGAACATTTTTGTTTCCCTAGACTACCACAAGGGGGCACAATCTAGTGTCATCTTGTGCCAGTCCTAAATCTGGATGAATGTAGAGGGTTGTGTCAGACGTAAGAGCATCCAGCGCAAAACATTTGCCAAACCAAACATGCAAATCATCAACACGACTTCCATACCGGATGGGCAGCGCCCTGGGTTAACAACGAGCACCACTTGTGCTGTTGACCTACAGGGTGCCAGTGGAAACTGGGTTACTGTTGGTTGAGGAAGAGGGGGGGAGGCATGTTTgtaggcagagagaggagaggaaaggcaAGAGTGCAGGACTGACAGTAGGGACTGAATGTTGAGACTGTTACATGGAAGGCTAGAGAACTGGTTGACATGATGCAGAGAAGGAAGGTGGACATACTGTGTCCAGAAGACCAAGTGGAAAGGTAGCATGGCTAGAAGCTTAGGATCAGGGTTCAAGGTGTTTCACCATGGTTTGGATAGGAAGAAAAATGGAGTAGAAGTTATTCTGAAAGGGGAGGTGGAGATGAAAAGAGTATCAGATTGGGTGATGACTCTGAAGCTGGAAATTGAAAGTGTGAAGTTTAATGCTGTTAGAGGTTATGCCACACAGGTTGGATGTGAGTTAGATAAGGCATGAGCAGCGGGTTAGGGTGATTAAAGTTAGGGATGGAAATGTATCGACAGGTGCCAGGAGggtgatgggaagatggaaggagtaccTGAGGACTGAGattaaggaaaataaaagtaagtaGCAAAGATCAGTAAGAGTCACAGCAAGAAAGTATACatatgtgtgaatgagaggaagccaagtggaacagtgaggttacagggagcagaggtaaagaagatTTAAGTACTTCAACGGTAGAGTATAActgagaatgaaaggaaaggtgttcaaGACGGTGAGACCAGCGATGCTGTACGGCTTAGAGACAGTGGCTCTGAAGAAAGGACaggaggcagagatggagggagcagagcttaagatgttgaggttctctgtGGGAGCGACGAGGATGGataggatcaggaatgagtccatcatgtcagatgttttggagataaagtcagagaagACCAGGTTGAGGCGGTTTGAACATGTTCAGAGAAGAGATTGTATCAGTATCAGTTAACGGACGCTGAGCTTGAAGCTGCtaggcaggaggtctagagcAGATTTATGGATatagtgagagaggacatgaagttagctggtgtgagagaagaggatgcagaggagagggttaaatggaggcagatgattcgctATGGTGACCCCTGAAAAAGAACAGCTGTatagaaaggaagaagaagagactaaaatggaaaaaaaaaaaaaagaaattcgaacaaaatgtcatcaatgaaatgttctgttttatATAGCAGATCATCATGTGTGCGAGTATCAGACGACATGCCCCAGTTACAAAACCTTAACTCCACACTCACTCAGCATGGTCTGTGAAATGGGAAAAGTGACAGTGGGTCGTCCAGTCATTCGCCATCTGGATGAGAGGTAGGCAATTTCTGTCCTCAGCATCTCCACGATCATTTTGTTGTCCAACGCCAAGTAGAACTGCTGATGATCGATGAACTGCAGTGTTGCACAGGTGAGACAGACAAACAATGGCAggcagcctttgttatgcacatgcactTTTGTAAAAAGAAGATTACAAATCTaattacatgtttacatgtctgTCTTACATCAGAGCTCTCTGAGAGAGATCTCCCttgggaaatcaggtttctctaatcccctaccctgATTACAGGGTAATAGCTTTCTTGAGAAAGccgactgtaacctggttacatGTCTGAcagtctgtgttcagtgtgtgtttatgtgtgtttgggGAGCACAGCAGCCAATTAGCAGCCAAGTGTGACTGAGCTGTGAATGACCAGAAACAACCAATTACTTATCCCTGATGTTCCTGTAAACTACTTCTCCTTTGTTTATGTTAAAGTTTATTACATTTAACTTGACCATtgaagtttaattttattttctctaaagACGCGGTTTAGTTGTGTTATTCATAACATTTCAGTGTGTAGAACAACCTACATGAACACTCCCTAGAAGTAGATTTAGAGACTTCTTGATGTGATGATAGcaacttaaaaatatttttatcttatGATGAACTAATAActcaactaactaactaaataactaataaCTTTCTcagtttgagaaaaaaaaatcactggaCAAACAGGTGAGTTCTTAAAGAAACTGAAGATTTTCTTTGAATTATAGTCGTTGATATGATTTTCTATTAACCTGAGGTGTGAATGAGAAGATGGTGTTCCTGATGATGTATAACTTGGAGGTCCCCAGCACTCCGATTCTCCTGTAAGGTCGTCCTGTCAGACCCAGCCTTGTGTTACGGCctaagacagagaaaaaaaaacacaaaaagctcaACAAGCAGTTGTGGGATTTTTTGACCAGACAAAGTTGAGAaacaattttacttttactaaaaGTAAAATTGTGCATTTACATCTGAATGAACTGCAAAAAGATAAATGTTCGATCACTAAAAAAATCAAAAGTACTCAGCTAGGACATAAAGTAAAAATCATTTCATGTAGATGTCATACAATTAGTTCCACCAGCTACATCAAACCGCAAACATCTTGCAATCACTTCTGCTTCCTAAACAAACCGATTTATATCTATGAATGATTTggtggtcttttttttttttttttttgagcagtgtatatttttattttttatttaagattaGACTCCCACTCTTCTGTGGGTTACtgatatttttactttgtgATTTAAACAGATAACTTCcccaacagcagcagtaacaaaTTTCTCTGTGTAAAGTTCTACCTAGTCTAGCGTAAATGTGGCTGAGGACTCTGGAGGGTTGGACGTGGATGGGGTGGATGTCGGCCACAGTCTCCACATCGATACCGTTCTTCAACAGCAGCTCTTTAATCTCCTCACTCTCTGCGAGAATTGACACTACAAGAAGACACGAGGTGTAATATCCATTAAAAACTCTATACATGTCAATAAATACCATCATAGGATAGGAAAATGATTAGACATCAGACCACTGGGATCAGCTgctaaaagacacattttactAGAGGTTTTGTCACTAATGCTTTCTGAGAACTGAGAACTGACCCTGTACAACCACATCAGGCTTAGGGATGGTGGAGAAACGCCGGTTGAGTGGATCAATCTCTCCTGGGGCGAGAAAACCCTGAATAACGAGACAGTTTAAAGAGTTTGCTAGAATTTGATTTGctgcacataaaataaaaataaaataaatagaaaactgAGACAACAAGTCATTTTACATGAACATTTTGAGGCATCACCTATATAAAAAACAGAGTCTAGGCATTTTAAAAAGGAATTGGAAGAATTCTTCAATTCAGgattaatgacatgaaatgttttatgaattGAACTTAAATaacttttcatttacatcaaTAGGTGATCATACAGAGACAGTATATATTGTTTGTATTccaaaaatatttacaatattactATAGCATAAAGTAGTTTAAATGGGGACTCACCTCGCTTAAAAGGTTTCCCAGGACGTAGAGAGACTGTCCCCACTTCAGAGGACATTTGCCCATAGCAATCCTCTGAACGGTGTGGGGGTTCATatactcctcctccacctgtgTGAATGTACAGAGAATAAAACCATGTTAGACACATTGTACAGTAAGAGCAATTCATAAATAACCAGGAAAAAAACCCCACTACAAGACATACATtgatgaatttttttttttttttttttttatttaataactagTTGTCAGTGGTTTCCACAACTTTAAGCAACAGCACAACCTTATCTGGGGGGACACTGTAGAGCTCTGGCACCAGTCTTATCCCATCTTTCTGTTTAATCAGGATGGCCTCCAGAGCCTCCTGATACTCCTGCACCTGCATGAATGAACAGCATTGGTCTGGTTAACGCCCACGGATGATGATGGTTTGGATACATGCTGTTAAAGACCAATGCTTCAAAACATACATACAGGTGCATATTACCTGTTCAGGGCTGTTGATAAAAATACCATCCAATATGAGGTAGGTCCAGAACAGTGGCCACTCGCACTCAATGTTCTCAAACAGCTTCAGCTCTGCAGACTCGTAATACAGGCGGTTTGGGTCCTGGAGAAgcaaagagacagaggcagagatgcTGGACAACAGTAGTATATAGTGTAATACTAGTAATGCAATACATAATCGAGCACAGAAAAAGATGTAAGATCTGTGTAGATCAAATGTTATCTACAAATCAACATAGCAGAGACTGACAGGGGGTCAGTTTCTTTCTCAAGGAGATTTTAGCTGTTTGCATGCATTGCCATTAGCTATTCTGCCCTCTAAAGAAGAAACATACTTTCTATCCAGAGAGGTAAAAGTGCAGATCTCTTCTACACTCCGTTACCCTAATGTGAAGATTTTATGTTACAGTTACACCCTCTCAAAGTACAGAATTTCCTATATACTCCTTGTGCTGCTCTTTATAATGAAAcgtaaagcagaaaaacatggaACGACATTTttgtcctcttcttctgttctaTTCAGAACAGCTTTATTTATCCCTGTAAGGGCAGCTGATTACAGCAgccagtcacacaaacacatgatcaAACTCGTACAGAGCATCTGTATTTAATAGCCGTTTACCTCTTTAGGTGTTCTGTGCCCGTCTCtgagaaacctgcagcagccgTATCGACCCTGACAAGATAGAAATCGGAAAATCAGTAGCTTGATGACAGTCAGTCGAACAAGAGACAACT from Anabas testudineus chromosome 18, fAnaTes1.2, whole genome shotgun sequence harbors:
- the phka1a gene encoding phosphorylase b kinase regulatory subunit alpha, skeletal muscle isoform isoform X3; amino-acid sequence: MRSRSNSGVKLDNYARIVQQTILKHQDPVTGLLPGSPDQPDAWVRDNVYSILSVWALSLAYRKNADRDEDKAKAYELEQSVVKLMRGILQCIMRQLDKVEKFKYSRSTSDSLHAKYNTRTCATVVGDDQWGHLQVDATSLFLLFLAQMTASGLHIVYTQDEVDVVQNLMFYIEAAYKVADYGMWERGDKTNQGITEINASSIGMAKAALEALDDLNLFGAKGGPGSVVHALADDIQHCQSILTSMLPRASISKEVEAGVLAIISYPAFAVEDISIVNMTKEEIISKLQGRYGCCRFLRDGHRTPKEDPNRLYYESAELKLFENIECEWPLFWTYLILDGIFINSPEQVQEYQEALEAILIKQKDGIRLVPELYSVPPDKVEEEYMNPHTVQRIAMGKCPLKWGQSLYVLGNLLSEGFLAPGEIDPLNRRFSTIPKPDVVVQVSILAESEEIKELLLKNGIDVETVADIHPIHVQPSRVLSHIYARLGRNTRLGLTGRPYRRIGVLGTSKLYIIRNTIFSFTPQFIDHQQFYLALDNKMIVEMLRTEIAYLSSRWRMTGRPTVTFPISQTMLTEDHTNLDPAVLATLRKLQDGYYGGARIQTGKLSEFLTTSCFAHLSFLDVKGPGGIGQHDVDDEGDGYVHELRHDDEADDLAQYLDHLLAHAAPKKPKRQVKGLCRFKAVATKTKDMVTLMNKAQDLNVHNVNMYLPSKLFRTPQPSLNLNLPDSSAPQEAQSGEVTVSSESGIPRDASGAIDYSALVQLLKDTQSLQDQADILYILFKDKGMDWDTHLHGTGSTVRSLLTDLYEKAGELKQWGLIRMISGMLRKKVEELDSACSDLLAHQKHLTVGLPPEPREKTITAPIPPDQLAAVIDEASDNNISVAILTQEIMVYLAMSIRTQPNLFSEMFRLRIGLIIQVMATELAQSLSCSGEEATESLMSLSPSELKNLLHHILSGREFGVQRSVREMDAGVSPAISIHHLGNVGATKSERAGISKLKSDIKMAEHRFSLTDPFKEPRLSLTDPVMEMDRRVSMTDSVKLDHSLSSPHKGWRSQSLDIENIDAGRYRLPSFESLDIPDSIPFAKDTRHGQWLRRRRLDGALNRVPVGFYKKVWKILQKCHGLSIEGFVLPSSTTREMTPGEIKFSVHVETVLNRVPQPEYRQLLVEAILVLTMLADVDIQNIGSIIHVEKIVHVANDMFYKDQVDLGAEERILERDPSTGVCRLLYDSAPSGRFGSMTYLTKAVAVYVQDFLPSGSCAVQ
- the phka1a gene encoding phosphorylase b kinase regulatory subunit alpha, skeletal muscle isoform isoform X2, which produces MRSRSNSGVKLDNYARIVQQTILKHQDPVTGLLPGSPDQPDAWVRDNVYSILSVWALSLAYRKNADRDEDKAKAYELEQSVVKLMRGILQCIMRQLDKVEKFKYSRSTSDSLHAKYNTRTCATVVGDDQWGHLQVDATSLFLLFLAQMTASGLHIVYTQDEVDVVQNLMFYIEAAYKVADYGMWERGDKTNQGITEINASSIGMAKAALEALDDLNLFGAKGGPGSVVHALADDIQHCQSILTSMLPRASISKEVEAGVLAIISYPAFAVEDISIVNMTKEEIISKLQGRYGCCRFLRDGHRTPKEDPNRLYYESAELKLFENIECEWPLFWTYLILDGIFINSPEQVQEYQEALEAILIKQKDGIRLVPELYSVPPDKVEEEYMNPHTVQRIAMGKCPLKWGQSLYVLGNLLSEGFLAPGEIDPLNRRFSTIPKPDVVVQVSILAESEEIKELLLKNGIDVETVADIHPIHVQPSRVLSHIYARLGRNTRLGLTGRPYRRIGVLGTSKLYIIRNTIFSFTPQFIDHQQFYLALDNKMIVEMLRTEIAYLSSRWRMTGRPTVTFPISQTMLTEDHTNLDPAVLATLRKLQDGYYGGARIQTGKLSEFLTTSCFAHLSFLDVKGPGGIGQHDVDDEGDGYVHELRHDDEADDLAQYLDHLLAHAAPKKPKRQVKGLCRFKAVATKTKDMVTLMNKAQDLNVHNVNMYLPSKLFRTPQPSLNLNLPDSSAPQEAQSGEVTVSSESGIPRDASGAIDYSALVQLLKDTQSLQDQADILYILFKDKGMDWDTHLHGTGSTVRSLLTDLYEKAGELKQWGLIRMISGMLRKKVEELDSACSDLLAHQKHLTVGLPPEPREKTITAPIPPDQLAAVIDEASDNNISVAILTQEIMVYLAMSIRTQPNLFSEMFRLRIGLIIQVMATELAQSLSCSGEEATESLMSLSPSELKNLLHHILSGREFGVQRSVREMDAGVSPAISIHHLGNVGATKSERAGISKLKSDIKMLEHRLSLTDPSKAEHRFSLTDPFKEPRLSLTDPVMEMDRRVSMTDSVKGWRSQSLDIENIDAGRYRLPSFESLDIPDSIPFAKDTRHGQWLRRRRLDGALNRVPVGFYKKVWKILQKCHGLSIEGFVLPSSTTREMTPGEIKFSVHVETVLNRVPQPEYRQLLVEAILVLTMLADVDIQNIGSIIHVEKIVHVANDMFYKDQVDLGAEERILERDPSTGVCRLLYDSAPSGRFGSMTYLTKAVAVYVQDFLPSGSCAVQ
- the phka1a gene encoding phosphorylase b kinase regulatory subunit alpha, skeletal muscle isoform isoform X1, with amino-acid sequence MRSRSNSGVKLDNYARIVQQTILKHQDPVTGLLPGSPDQPDAWVRDNVYSILSVWALSLAYRKNADRDEDKAKAYELEQSVVKLMRGILQCIMRQLDKVEKFKYSRSTSDSLHAKYNTRTCATVVGDDQWGHLQVDATSLFLLFLAQMTASGLHIVYTQDEVDVVQNLMFYIEAAYKVADYGMWERGDKTNQGITEINASSIGMAKAALEALDDLNLFGAKGGPGSVVHALADDIQHCQSILTSMLPRASISKEVEAGVLAIISYPAFAVEDISIVNMTKEEIISKLQGRYGCCRFLRDGHRTPKEDPNRLYYESAELKLFENIECEWPLFWTYLILDGIFINSPEQVQEYQEALEAILIKQKDGIRLVPELYSVPPDKVEEEYMNPHTVQRIAMGKCPLKWGQSLYVLGNLLSEGFLAPGEIDPLNRRFSTIPKPDVVVQVSILAESEEIKELLLKNGIDVETVADIHPIHVQPSRVLSHIYARLGRNTRLGLTGRPYRRIGVLGTSKLYIIRNTIFSFTPQFIDHQQFYLALDNKMIVEMLRTEIAYLSSRWRMTGRPTVTFPISQTMLTEDHTNLDPAVLATLRKLQDGYYGGARIQTGKLSEFLTTSCFAHLSFLDVKGPGGIGQHDVDDEGDGYVHELRHDDEADDLAQYLDHLLAHAAPKKPKRQVKGLCRFKAVATKTKDMVTLMNKAQDLNVHNVNMYLPSKLFRTPQPSLNLNLPDSSAPQEAQSGEVTVSSESGIPRDASGAIDYSALVQLLKDTQSLQDQADILYILFKDKGMDWDTHLHGTGSTVRSLLTDLYEKAGELKQWGLIRMISGMLRKKVEELDSACSDLLAHQKHLTVGLPPEPREKTITAPIPPDQLAAVIDEASDNNISVAILTQEIMVYLAMSIRTQPNLFSEMFRLRIGLIIQVMATELAQSLSCSGEEATESLMSLSPSELKNLLHHILSGREFGVQRSVREMDAGVSPAISIHHLGNVGATKSERAGISKLKSDIKMLEHRLSLTDPSKAEHRFSLTDPFKEPRLSLTDPVMEMDRRVSMTDSVKLDHSLSSPHKGWRSQSLDIENIDAGRYRLPSFESLDIPDSIPFAKDTRHGQWLRRRRLDGALNRVPVGFYKKVWKILQKCHGLSIEGFVLPSSTTREMTPGEIKFSVHVETVLNRVPQPEYRQLLVEAILVLTMLADVDIQNIGSIIHVEKIVHVANDMFYKDQVDLGAEERILERDPSTGVCRLLYDSAPSGRFGSMTYLTKAVAVYVQDFLPSGSCAVQ